The segment TGATGGCTATTTCAAAAACACCAACTGTGATGATCCAGAACTCAAGCAGAGGCTCACTCGACTCTGTAATCTTTTCCTTTCTTTCACTCTTTTAACCGTAAACATCTATTTAGCAGCTGTAAGGTGCTGATAGCATGATTGTTTTCTCGTTATATTATCTTGGGTAATCCTCTTCTCGTGAGCTAGCTTTTGAGGTTCATTTTCTTAACAATGACATCAGAGTCAGACTCATGAGTAATTCATGCTTCTTGTTGAGATTAAGTTACAAGTCCAATGCCCTTTGATTGAGAGAATGTGTTGATGTCTCGTATCAAACAATTTTTATCTCatgattaaaattttgatattaactTACAAGTCTAATGCCCATTTTTTGCGTCTTCCAGCTACCTGCCTAAACATAGTTCATATATTTTATAGATACTTTATGTTCATGAATAACTAGTTAGtgcaatatttttttggatCCTGAATTTGCCTCTTGAGCGGATTTAATTATCTTGTTCTTCGTTTCCTTTAACTTTGCAGGCAAGACGACTACAGTGAAAACGCGGTACGTGGTAATGTCAGAGGAGATCCTAAAGAAATATCCTGAACTAGCAGTTGAAGGACTTCCAACAGTAAAACAAAGATTAGACATATGCAATGCAGCAGTTACAGAAATGGCAATTGAAGCCTCACAATCTTGTATTAAGAAATGGGGAAGGCCAATTTCAGACATTACACATGTAGTCTATGTTTCTTCAAGTGAAGCTAGATTACCAGGAGGAGATCTTTACTTAGCCAAAGGACTTGGTTTAAACCCGGAAACTAAACGTGTTATGCTGTATTTTGCTGGTTGTTCTGGTGGTGTGGCGGGCCTTCGTGTTGCTAAGGACATTGCTGAGAATAATCCAGGAAGCAGAGTCCTGTTAGCTACTTCAGAGACTACTATAATTGGGTTCAAACCACCTAGTGTTGATAGGCCATATGATTTAGTTGGTGTTGCTCTTTTTGGTGATGGTGCTGGAGCTATGATAATCGGATCTAACCCGATTCGAGATATCGAAAGACCTCTTTTTGAATTGCATACTGCTATTCAGCATTTCTTGCCTGATACAGAAAAGATCATTGATGGCAGGTATAGCGAGTATATTTTTAGTTCTGAGAAACCAATGTTATAACCTGTTAAATTAAGTCTTACACTTAACTCATGccccaaaagttagctcatAGAGAAGAGAATTATCCAAGCTTtacacccatctcattaatcatgtgagatttttgtcattctttaacaccccatctCACTCCCAGTGCTCAGTATCTGGTGCGtggacaattttgattttggagaTCTCAACATCAAGTGAGACGAGCTCTGCTCTGataaatttgttaaattaaGTCATAGGCCTAACTTATGGCCCCAAAAACTAACTAGCTTATagggaggaggattgtccaagcctcAGTCAAGCCTGTTTAAACTTAGACAAATTACTTTAATAGATTAATTTAGCCACCTCTAAATTTGCAGGCTTACTGAAGAGGGAATTAGCTTCAAGCTAGAAAGGGAACTACCTCAGATAATTGAAGATAATATTGAGGATTTCTGTGACAAGTTAATAAATATTTCTGGAATCAAAGATAGAGAATACAACAAATTGTTTTGGGCAGTTCATCCAGGTGGTCCTGCTATTTTAAACAGGCTAGAGAAAAAGCTAGATTTGTCTCCTGATAAATTGAGTGCTAGTAGAAGAGCTTTGGCAGATTATGGTAATGCAAGTAGCAATACAATTGTGTATGTGCTGGAATACATGTTGGAGGAGAAAAAAGACATCACTGATTGGGGATTGATTCTCGCATTTGGCCCTGGGATTACCTTTGAGGGTATTCTTACAAAGAATCTCACTATTTGAATCGTGCGTCACTGATCTTTGAAAATTTTTCGACAAAATAAACGAAAAAGAGTCTCATCATTCGAATATGTTAAAAGAGTACTCGATGCAAGTCCAAttgttgaactttttttttttggtgtttacTATATTCCTTCTGGTTcaatttgttttataattttcatttactGATGTATTCAATACCACAGGTAACATGATGTTATAAAAGTTCTTTTAAACCATTCGTGTCTAGAAGTATATTAGAAGCAATGCGAtagtatgaaaaataatgagctGCG is part of the Solanum lycopersicum chromosome 1, SLM_r2.1 genome and harbors:
- the LOC101257313 gene encoding type III polyketide synthase B, whose product is MGILEKMEGRNEINFGNATILALGKAFPHQLVMQEFLVDGYFKNTNCDDPELKQRLTRLCKTTTVKTRYVVMSEEILKKYPELAVEGLPTVKQRLDICNAAVTEMAIEASQSCIKKWGRPISDITHVVYVSSSEARLPGGDLYLAKGLGLNPETKRVMLYFAGCSGGVAGLRVAKDIAENNPGSRVLLATSETTIIGFKPPSVDRPYDLVGVALFGDGAGAMIIGSNPIRDIERPLFELHTAIQHFLPDTEKIIDGRLTEEGISFKLERELPQIIEDNIEDFCDKLINISGIKDREYNKLFWAVHPGGPAILNRLEKKLDLSPDKLSASRRALADYGNASSNTIVYVLEYMLEEKKDITDWGLILAFGPGITFEGILTKNLTI